A single region of the Thermoplasmata archaeon genome encodes:
- a CDS encoding Gfo/Idh/MocA family oxidoreductase, whose amino-acid sequence MLKVGVIGCGAMGQNHARVLSELGALGGVCDVSKEAAETVGRRFGVPSFTDHTELLGQGLDAVVVATPTLTHHALALDAISAGKHILIEKPICATEAEALEVIRAAQGAGLTLAVGHIERHNPVVDFLKRAVEARQLGDVISMAARRVSPSAPRIADVGVVLDLATHDVDVMRYLSGSEVESVYALGGRSGRTRHEDHANILLYFRSGVTGFVEVNWLTPTKVRRLSLTCSGGVVEADYIGQSVQLSTSVPTEVDLSNLFQIPQEFDIKHIFLKKQEPLKNELRDFLDAIARRRTPLVTGEDGLRALELARAALASMKERRKIELGS is encoded by the coding sequence ATGCTTAAGGTTGGTGTCATCGGCTGCGGCGCGATGGGCCAGAACCACGCGCGAGTCCTCTCGGAGCTCGGCGCACTGGGAGGAGTCTGTGACGTGTCCAAAGAGGCGGCCGAGACCGTCGGGAGGCGGTTCGGGGTCCCATCCTTCACCGACCACACGGAGCTGCTCGGGCAGGGGCTGGATGCAGTGGTCGTTGCGACGCCCACTCTCACCCATCATGCGCTTGCGCTCGACGCGATATCGGCTGGGAAACACATTCTCATCGAGAAGCCCATCTGTGCCACAGAGGCTGAGGCGCTGGAGGTCATCCGCGCGGCTCAGGGAGCCGGCCTCACCCTCGCAGTCGGACATATAGAGCGGCACAACCCAGTGGTCGATTTCCTGAAAAGGGCCGTGGAAGCGAGGCAGCTTGGCGATGTGATATCCATGGCGGCGCGGAGAGTCAGCCCGAGCGCGCCGAGAATAGCTGACGTGGGCGTTGTTCTCGACCTCGCAACGCACGACGTCGACGTCATGAGGTATCTCTCGGGGAGCGAGGTGGAGAGCGTCTACGCCCTCGGCGGCAGGTCGGGCAGGACGAGACACGAGGACCACGCGAACATCCTCCTCTACTTCAGGAGCGGGGTGACGGGCTTTGTGGAGGTGAACTGGCTCACGCCCACGAAGGTCAGGAGGCTCTCGCTCACCTGCTCCGGGGGTGTCGTGGAGGCCGATTATATAGGCCAGTCTGTCCAGCTCTCGACCTCCGTCCCCACCGAGGTCGACCTATCCAACCTCTTCCAGATTCCACAGGAGTTCGATATCAAGCACATTTTTCTTAAAAAGCAGGAGCCGCTGAAGAACGAGCTGCGCGATTTTCTCGACGCAATAGCGCGGAGGCGCACCCCGCTTGTCACTGGCGAGGACGGCCTGAGGGCGCTGGAGCTGGCGCGGGCGGCGCTGGCCTCGATGAAGGAGAGGAGAAAAATAGAGCTCGGCTCATGA
- a CDS encoding acyltransferase, with protein MNKREMERLRRRLSREMRRKWDRVLPWDEMLLDRWKKAKSLGFGAEASCYEHVFIYGKPKIGRGVWIGFFVVLDATGGLEIGDGCDISAGVQIYSHSTHARCVSARKLETIRKPTRIGKHVHIGPGSVILPGVTIGDHVVIGAGSVVNKNIPSYSIAAGVPVRIIRRIKKDFSNVLKVGRSSRGRRSSRAR; from the coding sequence ATGAATAAAAGGGAGATGGAGCGCCTGCGCCGCAGATTATCTAGGGAGATGCGGCGGAAGTGGGACCGGGTTCTGCCCTGGGACGAGATGCTCCTTGACAGATGGAAGAAAGCGAAGAGCCTCGGTTTTGGAGCAGAGGCAAGCTGCTATGAGCATGTGTTCATTTACGGAAAACCAAAAATAGGACGCGGGGTCTGGATAGGTTTCTTTGTGGTGCTGGACGCAACCGGGGGTCTGGAGATAGGCGACGGCTGCGACATCAGCGCCGGTGTCCAGATATACTCGCACAGCACGCATGCCCGGTGCGTTTCCGCTCGAAAGCTCGAGACCATCAGAAAGCCCACGAGAATCGGAAAGCATGTGCATATCGGCCCCGGTTCCGTCATTCTGCCGGGCGTGACGATAGGCGACCATGTGGTGATAGGGGCCGGCTCGGTCGTGAACAAGAACATCCCGTCCTACTCCATTGCGGCGGGGGTTCCGGTGAGAATAATCAGAAGAATTAAAAAGGACTTTTCAAACGTTCTTAAAGTGGGGAGGAGCAGCCGGGGGAGGCGCTCGAGCAGGGCTCGATAA
- a CDS encoding GDP-mannose 4,6-dehydratase, which yields MAPGDLSLRGKSVLVTGGAGFIGSHLVDALVAEGVGRLVVVDNLFLGKESNLSEARAAFPDLKFYREDAGDLQRMREIMAYEKVEVVFNLAIVPLPASLEKPLWTWRENVRITEAMCELARLGLYKTLIHCSSSEVYGSAVDTPMTETHPLLPRTPYAASKAACDHLVLSYVSTFKIDAAIIRPFNNYGPRQNEGTYAGVIPVVIKSMLSGGPVTIFGDGEQTRDYIYVTDAAAAAVDIYKCARTRGRVLNIASGVEVSINRLVDTIARILKYDGEIVHTSPRPGDVRQHWADISMARNLIGFSPRVGLREGLEKTVEWYIKNYAAWGADRKKGGG from the coding sequence ATGGCCCCGGGCGACCTGAGCCTGCGGGGGAAATCCGTTCTCGTGACCGGCGGAGCGGGATTCATCGGCAGCCATCTAGTGGACGCACTGGTCGCGGAGGGCGTCGGACGCCTTGTCGTTGTGGACAATCTATTCTTGGGGAAGGAGAGCAACCTGAGCGAGGCGCGCGCGGCGTTCCCAGACCTCAAATTCTACAGAGAGGACGCCGGCGATCTCCAGCGCATGAGAGAGATAATGGCCTATGAAAAGGTCGAGGTGGTCTTTAATCTGGCCATCGTCCCCCTCCCAGCCTCGCTCGAGAAACCCCTCTGGACATGGCGTGAGAATGTGAGGATAACAGAGGCGATGTGCGAGCTCGCGCGCCTTGGGCTCTATAAAACCCTGATTCACTGCTCCTCTTCCGAGGTCTACGGCAGCGCAGTTGACACCCCGATGACCGAAACACACCCCCTCCTCCCCAGGACGCCCTACGCGGCGAGCAAGGCCGCCTGCGACCACCTCGTGCTCTCCTACGTCTCCACCTTCAAAATTGACGCTGCCATCATCAGGCCGTTTAACAACTACGGCCCCCGGCAGAACGAGGGAACCTACGCGGGCGTGATACCTGTGGTGATAAAGAGCATGCTCTCAGGAGGCCCGGTGACGATATTCGGCGATGGCGAGCAGACGCGCGATTATATCTACGTCACTGATGCCGCCGCTGCCGCCGTAGATATATACAAGTGCGCGCGGACGCGGGGCAGGGTCTTGAACATCGCAAGCGGTGTCGAGGTCTCGATAAACCGTCTTGTGGACACGATTGCGAGAATTCTGAAGTACGACGGGGAAATCGTCCATACCTCGCCGAGGCCGGGCGACGTCCGGCAGCACTGGGCCGATATCAGCATGGCCCGGAACCTCATCGGCTTCAGCCCCCGTGTGGGGCTCAGGGAAGGCCTCGAAAAGACGGTTGAGTGGTACATCAAGAACTACGCGGCATGGGGCGCGGACCGGAAGAAGGGGGGCGGCTGA
- a CDS encoding DegT/DnrJ/EryC1/StrS family aminotransferase, whose product MPGKLPLARPFYDRLDIEAVRRVLDSRWVAQGPVVEEFERRFAAYCGTKYGVAVNSATSALYLALIALGIKRGDEVIVPDFTFPATGNVVLALGARAVLADIDPTTYCIDVSDAAKKVTERTRAIIPVHIFGHPADMDAVSSLAEAKGLAVLEDAACAHGTMYKGRMAGSLGDLAAFSFHARKVISTGEGGMVLTDRKKVAEHIGALRSHGMFQSAWRREQRFSLPSFKILGYNMRMSDVTAALGLSQLARVEDFINKRRALAAVYNELIRDSGLPVATPSEAEGCKHNYQTYCVRLLKGKRDRVLRRLLAAGIGCTIGTYSLGLLPLFKGRCPEGRRAFRTTLALPMFHELTDDGVVRVVGELKKALRAES is encoded by the coding sequence ATGCCAGGCAAGCTACCGCTCGCCCGTCCTTTTTATGACCGCCTGGACATAGAGGCCGTCCGCAGGGTCCTCGACTCGCGCTGGGTGGCGCAGGGCCCGGTTGTGGAGGAGTTCGAGAGGAGATTCGCGGCCTACTGCGGGACTAAATATGGCGTGGCGGTCAACTCCGCAACCTCCGCCCTCTATCTCGCCCTGATCGCACTCGGTATTAAAAGGGGCGACGAGGTCATCGTGCCCGACTTCACATTCCCAGCGACGGGGAACGTCGTGCTCGCACTGGGAGCGAGGGCGGTCCTAGCCGACATCGACCCGACGACCTACTGCATCGATGTGAGCGATGCCGCCAAGAAGGTCACGGAGAGGACTAGGGCCATAATCCCGGTCCACATATTCGGCCATCCCGCCGATATGGACGCGGTCTCCTCCCTCGCGGAGGCGAAGGGGCTCGCGGTACTAGAGGACGCTGCCTGCGCCCATGGAACCATGTACAAGGGGAGGATGGCGGGCTCGCTGGGAGACCTGGCAGCATTCTCGTTCCACGCGCGCAAGGTTATCTCCACAGGCGAGGGGGGGATGGTTCTCACAGATAGAAAAAAAGTGGCAGAGCATATCGGTGCCCTCCGGTCCCACGGAATGTTCCAGAGCGCCTGGAGGCGGGAGCAGCGCTTTTCTCTGCCTTCATTCAAAATTCTCGGCTATAACATGAGGATGAGCGACGTGACCGCAGCCCTCGGCCTCTCGCAGCTGGCGAGAGTAGAGGACTTCATAAATAAACGGAGGGCGCTAGCTGCAGTCTATAACGAGCTCATTAGAGACTCGGGCCTTCCCGTCGCCACGCCCTCCGAGGCCGAGGGCTGCAAGCACAACTACCAGACCTACTGCGTGCGCCTGCTGAAGGGCAAGAGGGACCGGGTGCTCCGAAGGCTGCTCGCCGCAGGAATCGGCTGCACAATCGGAACCTACTCGCTCGGGCTCCTGCCGCTCTTCAAGGGCAGGTGCCCTGAGGGCCGCAGGGCTTTCAGGACAACCCTCGCTCTTCCGATGTTCCACGAGCTGACTGATGACGGGGTTGTGCGGGTTGTCGGCGAGCTGAAGAAGGCGCTCCGGGCGGAGAGCTAG